The following proteins are co-located in the Deltaproteobacteria bacterium genome:
- a CDS encoding PAS domain S-box protein, producing the protein MADDRTNGKQGPQKGEVPEGPIGSPQSAGKSKIDRQARLSDERYRSFIENIREGVYEVDIDGNFLYFNNSLCTVFGYPREEIQWQNFSKFMDEEHARAAFEIFNKIYRTGEGISDLVWRIVDKDGQGRIIELSASLITNPEGEKIGFRGIARDVTEKYRAQEALRESEYRYQCQYEASRAAEKRYRTLLEFVPYPMVVFAMDDTVTYLNPAFTETFGWTLEELRGKPIPYFPDDLAQESRKDFLKRFEEDHLSRYESKRLTKDGRVLDVVIKETLFSEDGRGPTGKLVILRDITQEKRVTSMSEAMIRISMALPEYPDLEDLLNYISGEIKRLLNAEGAMVILLDEEKNELFFRAGAYLDQDTQRRAREIRYPANTGVAGRVIQTGRPAIVLDTSKDPDFNPAVDRRLGTHARNMLMVPLRSSDRIIGVLCAINKGEGVFESQDQELLNMIAGTVALSVENARFAKEITEAYNEVTSLNRAKDRVINHLSHELKTPVSILMGSLNILRKRLEALPEKDWKVTLERAHRNLNRILEIQYQVEDIMQEKHFKTHALLSMLLQQCRDELEVLVAEEVGEGDIVERIHKRIEELFGTKESKVRELSLNKFVGDRVEQLKEQFLHRKVEINVELEDTPSICIPEDVLGKIVDGMVKNAVEATPDSGKIEITVRKRGRGAEFEVKDYGIGITEENQRRIFEGFFMTQETMEYSSKRPFDFNAGGKGADLLRMKIFAERYHFDLDMESSRCRYIPREQDHCPGKIEECPFCKTREDCYQSGGSKFKVFFPPAPVEGCDKKESSGEDKGKERDGAFSA; encoded by the coding sequence ATGGCAGACGATCGAACGAACGGAAAACAGGGACCCCAAAAGGGGGAAGTACCGGAAGGGCCCATAGGAAGCCCCCAAAGCGCCGGAAAGTCGAAAATTGACCGTCAGGCCCGCCTCTCTGATGAACGGTATCGAAGCTTCATAGAAAATATCAGGGAGGGGGTCTATGAAGTGGATATCGACGGCAATTTTCTCTATTTCAACAATTCCCTTTGCACGGTCTTCGGCTACCCTAGGGAAGAGATCCAATGGCAGAACTTCAGCAAATTCATGGATGAAGAACATGCCCGGGCTGCCTTTGAAATCTTCAACAAGATTTACAGGACAGGCGAGGGGATCTCGGATCTGGTCTGGCGGATCGTGGACAAGGATGGACAGGGGAGGATTATTGAACTCTCCGCCAGTCTCATCACCAATCCAGAAGGGGAAAAGATCGGTTTTCGGGGAATCGCAAGGGATGTCACGGAGAAATACAGGGCCCAGGAAGCCCTTCGCGAATCCGAGTACCGTTATCAATGCCAGTACGAGGCAAGCCGTGCGGCTGAAAAAAGATACCGGACCCTCCTGGAGTTTGTGCCTTACCCCATGGTGGTTTTCGCCATGGATGATACCGTGACCTATCTGAATCCCGCCTTTACTGAAACCTTCGGATGGACCTTGGAAGAATTAAGGGGCAAGCCGATCCCTTACTTCCCCGACGATCTGGCCCAGGAATCCCGCAAGGATTTTCTCAAGCGGTTCGAGGAAGACCATCTATCACGTTATGAGTCAAAAAGACTGACCAAGGACGGCAGGGTTCTTGACGTTGTCATCAAGGAGACCCTGTTTTCGGAAGATGGCCGCGGCCCGACCGGAAAACTCGTAATTCTAAGGGATATCACTCAAGAAAAACGCGTTACCAGCATGAGCGAGGCCATGATCCGGATCAGCATGGCCCTTCCTGAATATCCGGACCTGGAGGACTTGCTCAATTACATCAGCGGAGAGATCAAGCGATTGTTGAACGCCGAAGGCGCCATGGTTATTCTCCTGGATGAGGAGAAAAACGAGCTTTTTTTCAGGGCGGGTGCCTACCTCGACCAGGACACCCAGAGGCGTGCCCGGGAGATCCGATACCCGGCCAACACGGGAGTTGCAGGCCGGGTGATTCAGACGGGAAGGCCGGCCATAGTTTTGGACACCTCGAAAGACCCGGATTTCAACCCGGCTGTGGATAGAAGGCTCGGAACCCATGCCCGAAATATGCTCATGGTGCCCTTGAGGAGCAGTGATCGGATCATTGGTGTGTTATGTGCCATCAATAAGGGAGAAGGCGTATTCGAAAGCCAGGACCAAGAACTCCTGAACATGATCGCGGGCACGGTGGCACTTTCCGTGGAAAACGCCCGGTTCGCCAAAGAGATCACCGAGGCTTACAATGAGGTGACCAGCCTCAACCGCGCCAAGGACAGGGTGATCAATCACCTCTCCCATGAATTGAAGACCCCGGTGTCCATCCTCATGGGATCCCTGAATATATTGAGAAAAAGGCTTGAAGCCCTTCCGGAAAAAGACTGGAAAGTCACCTTGGAAAGGGCCCACAGGAATCTCAACCGAATTCTTGAGATCCAGTACCAGGTTGAAGACATCATGCAGGAGAAGCATTTTAAGACCCATGCCCTCCTCTCCATGCTACTTCAACAATGCCGGGACGAACTTGAAGTGCTTGTGGCGGAAGAAGTGGGAGAGGGCGACATCGTAGAAAGAATACATAAACGGATCGAAGAACTGTTCGGCACAAAGGAGAGCAAGGTCAGGGAGCTTTCCCTTAATAAATTCGTGGGAGACCGGGTCGAACAATTAAAGGAGCAGTTTTTACACCGGAAAGTCGAGATCAACGTAGAATTGGAAGATACTCCCTCCATCTGCATTCCGGAAGATGTCCTCGGGAAAATCGTGGACGGGATGGTGAAGAACGCCGTGGAGGCTACTCCGGACAGCGGGAAAATCGAGATCACGGTCAGGAAAAGAGGCAGGGGTGCGGAGTTTGAAGTCAAGGATTACGGTATCGGAATCACCGAGGAAAACCAACGGCGCATCTTCGAAGGGTTTTTCATGACCCAGGAGACCATGGAATACTCATCGAAAAGGCCCTTTGATTTCAATGCGGGGGGAAAAGGAGCGGACCTGCTTCGTATGAAGATTTTTGCGGAACGCTACCATTTTGACCTGGACATGGAGTCCTCCCGGTGCCGCTATATCCCTCGTGAACAGGACCATTGCCCCGGAAAAATAGAGGAGTGTCCATTCTGCAAGACGAGGGAAGATTGTTACCAATCGGGGGGCAGCAAATTCAAGGTCTTCTTCCCTCCGGCCCCGGTAGAGGGCTGCGATAAGAAGGAGTCTTCCGGGGAGGACAAGGGAAAGGAAAGGGACGGTGCATTTTCCGCTTAG
- a CDS encoding flavin reductase, whose product MTYGIYVLTARYKTRINGMIASWVSQVSYAPPLVLVAVHPNRYTHELIEKSNAFALHLLRKDQKDFLERFKGPQPGAKFKSIDWVEGASGCPILKDSLGFIECRVIEKYTPGNHTLYVGQVLSGRLHFSEDPLNTSDYGGVYLGKD is encoded by the coding sequence ATGACTTATGGGATCTATGTCCTGACGGCCCGTTACAAGACACGGATCAACGGCATGATCGCCTCCTGGGTTTCCCAGGTATCCTATGCCCCTCCCCTTGTCCTGGTCGCAGTGCATCCAAATCGATACACCCACGAACTTATAGAAAAGAGCAACGCCTTTGCCCTTCACCTTCTCAGAAAGGATCAAAAAGACTTTTTAGAGCGCTTCAAGGGGCCGCAGCCCGGAGCAAAATTCAAGTCCATCGACTGGGTCGAGGGGGCGAGCGGTTGCCCTATCCTCAAGGATTCGCTTGGCTTTATCGAATGCAGGGTTATCGAAAAATACACTCCAGGGAACCATACCCTTTATGTGGGCCAGGTCCTGAGCGGTCGACTTCATTTTAGTGAAGACCCCTTGAATACTTCAGACTACGGAGGGGTGTACCTCGGGAAGGACTAG
- a CDS encoding methyl-accepting chemotaxis protein, whose product MDEHYLGICQMNLKHLPVGKQIGLSFGLATIIVTVVVLLGFAGLSGVIVDASRIIKGYRLNMLLAQEEVDALDWANKVHGILADPDVATLVVQINDSKDGFSKWLYSDRRKEAEALFPSLAPLLAKIEAPYRRFHDSADKISKDFKEAGQDLSVIKNAEETYLRKAMPALAEIREVLHEIRTEVENRVLAEETTMLDSARKSRRYVAIVGIVAIVASITIGFLITWGFVSVLKRVSEQINEGAENIASASTQVSSSSRQLAEGASEQAASIEETSSSLEEMSSMTSQNADNADQADHLMKDANMLVGQANRSMTELIESMQEISAASEETSRIIKTIDEIAFQTNLLALNTAVEAARAGEAGAGFAVVADEVRNLAMRVADAAKDTAALIEVTVKKVNNGSELVSRTNDAFSQVYQSVSKVGELVAEIAAASNEQAQGINQINTAISEMDKVVQQNAVNAEESASASEQINARAEKLKTTVDELARLVGSRWK is encoded by the coding sequence ATGGATGAACACTATTTAGGGATTTGCCAAATGAATTTGAAGCATTTACCGGTTGGAAAACAAATTGGGCTCAGTTTTGGTCTTGCCACAATCATAGTGACTGTGGTGGTGCTTTTAGGTTTTGCCGGCCTGAGCGGAGTTATCGTCGATGCCTCCCGGATAATCAAAGGTTACAGGTTAAATATGCTCTTGGCGCAAGAAGAGGTCGATGCCCTTGACTGGGCCAATAAGGTCCATGGGATATTGGCCGACCCGGACGTTGCCACATTGGTTGTGCAGATCAATGACTCCAAGGATGGTTTCAGCAAATGGCTGTATAGCGACAGGCGCAAAGAGGCAGAAGCGTTGTTTCCCTCCCTCGCACCATTACTTGCCAAAATCGAAGCACCGTACCGCCGTTTTCATGATTCTGCAGACAAGATCAGCAAGGACTTCAAGGAGGCTGGACAGGACCTTTCAGTCATTAAGAACGCAGAAGAGACTTACTTAAGGAAAGCCATGCCAGCTCTTGCTGAGATCAGAGAAGTTTTACATGAGATCCGCACTGAAGTCGAAAATCGGGTTTTGGCCGAGGAGACCACGATGCTGGATTCGGCCCGGAAGAGCAGGCGCTATGTGGCCATAGTGGGAATCGTGGCCATTGTCGCCTCCATAACCATCGGATTTCTCATTACATGGGGATTCGTTTCAGTCCTTAAAAGAGTTTCTGAACAGATAAACGAAGGGGCTGAAAATATTGCTTCAGCATCCACCCAGGTATCATCCTCCAGTCGCCAATTGGCCGAAGGCGCATCCGAGCAGGCTGCCTCCATTGAGGAAACATCTTCTTCATTGGAGGAAATGTCGTCGATGACCAGTCAAAATGCAGACAATGCCGACCAGGCGGACCATCTGATGAAGGATGCAAATATGCTGGTGGGTCAAGCGAACCGATCCATGACCGAATTGATCGAGTCAATGCAGGAAATTTCTGCTGCCAGCGAAGAAACTTCCAGGATTATAAAGACCATCGACGAAATCGCCTTTCAGACCAATCTGCTGGCCTTGAATACAGCGGTGGAGGCGGCACGGGCTGGAGAAGCTGGCGCCGGGTTTGCAGTGGTGGCTGATGAGGTGCGAAATCTTGCCATGAGGGTGGCTGATGCTGCCAAAGACACCGCAGCGTTGATTGAAGTCACGGTGAAAAAGGTGAATAACGGATCGGAACTGGTCTCCCGCACCAACGATGCCTTCTCACAGGTGTATCAAAGTGTCTCAAAGGTGGGAGAACTGGTGGCTGAGATTGCGGCTGCTTCCAATGAGCAGGCCCAGGGGATCAATCAGATAAACACTGCGATTTCCGAAATGGACAAGGTGGTGCAGCAGAATGCCGTTAATGCCGAAGAATCGGCTTCCGCCTCGGAACAGATAAACGCCCGGGCCGAGAAACTGAAAACCACCGTTGATGAACTTGCCCGGCTAGTGGGGAGCCGTTGGAAATAG
- a CDS encoding FAD-dependent oxidoreductase: protein MKKIVILGSGAGGTMVAAKLQQQLDENQWQIQVIDNDEMHHYQPGWLFIPFGVYTPRDCVKPKREFIPEGVQFVLDEVVAVDPVKRTVTGKKGNYDYDWLVIASGCRTVPEEVDGMMDGWRKDIFDFYTLEGAIELQKKLKYFESGRIVLNIAEMPFKCPVAPIEFIFMADWYFTIKGVRQDVEIELVSPLGDIFTKPMAAKTFGSFAEQKGVLFTGNFDLAQVNPGEKTIESYKGDKVPYDLLVSIPPNFGAAYVQKSEIGDPMGYVDTDHYTLKAKQYDRMYVIGDATNVPTSKAGAVAHYESDTVVNNLLREIDGKEPKPTFDGHATCFICSGYEKALLIDFNYEVEPLPGKFPFPGLGPFNLLGESAFNYYGKMMFKWVYWNLMLKGLELPLEPQFTMAGKMRQVF from the coding sequence ATGAAAAAGATCGTAATCCTTGGTTCGGGTGCTGGCGGCACTATGGTTGCCGCAAAGTTGCAACAACAGCTCGATGAAAATCAATGGCAGATCCAGGTCATCGACAATGACGAGATGCACCACTACCAGCCCGGGTGGTTGTTCATCCCCTTCGGCGTTTATACCCCGAGGGACTGCGTAAAACCAAAGCGGGAATTCATTCCTGAAGGCGTCCAATTCGTGTTGGATGAAGTAGTGGCCGTTGACCCGGTCAAGCGAACCGTAACCGGGAAAAAGGGCAACTACGACTACGATTGGCTGGTCATCGCCTCGGGCTGCCGTACAGTTCCGGAAGAGGTTGATGGCATGATGGATGGTTGGCGAAAAGATATTTTTGATTTTTATACTTTGGAGGGCGCCATTGAACTCCAAAAAAAGCTGAAATATTTTGAATCCGGCCGTATCGTCCTCAACATCGCCGAAATGCCCTTCAAATGCCCGGTCGCTCCCATTGAATTTATCTTTATGGCCGATTGGTACTTCACGATAAAGGGTGTGCGCCAAGATGTCGAGATTGAACTGGTCTCACCACTCGGGGACATATTTACCAAGCCTATGGCCGCCAAGACCTTCGGCAGCTTCGCGGAGCAAAAGGGGGTTCTGTTCACCGGCAATTTCGACTTGGCCCAGGTGAATCCCGGAGAGAAGACCATTGAGTCATATAAGGGAGACAAGGTGCCTTACGATCTCCTGGTCTCCATTCCACCCAACTTTGGGGCCGCTTACGTTCAAAAATCCGAAATCGGCGATCCCATGGGATACGTGGACACCGACCATTACACGCTCAAGGCCAAGCAATATGACCGCATGTATGTGATCGGTGATGCGACCAACGTTCCTACTTCCAAGGCGGGTGCAGTAGCCCACTACGAATCGGACACCGTGGTGAACAACCTGTTGAGGGAAATCGACGGCAAAGAACCCAAGCCCACTTTCGACGGCCATGCCACTTGCTTTATCTGCTCAGGGTATGAAAAAGCCCTATTGATCGACTTCAATTACGAGGTGGAGCCCCTCCCCGGCAAATTTCCGTTTCCGGGCCTGGGGCCATTCAATCTGCTGGGAGAGAGCGCCTTCAATTACTACGGCAAGATGATGTTTAAGTGGGTTTACTGGAACCTGATGCTCAAGGGATTGGAGCTGCCATTAGAACCGCAATTCACCATGGCAGGAAAGATGCGCCAGGTCTTTTGA
- a CDS encoding DUF1641 domain-containing protein has translation MNQEALILERLDRIEAKLTPLLEASASMQELKNDLTPLANHAVKSLIEELQEVESSFQLEDLLALGKQLLRSVRHLTYALRQLGNLIDFVTTLEPLLKSSVPQIINYLDDLEQRGVFRILNATLGIRAKIAAEYTPEDIEQIGDGLVALLGFAKKLTDPQAKAFFESMIEVPCSVDLSKAKCVSPIGLLWGGSKKELKDGLGVLLELTKGLGKLKEASSSAATREARRMGE, from the coding sequence ATGAATCAAGAAGCTTTGATCTTGGAACGACTCGATCGGATCGAGGCCAAACTAACCCCCTTGCTGGAGGCTTCGGCCTCCATGCAGGAGCTTAAAAACGACCTCACGCCCCTGGCCAATCATGCTGTCAAGAGCCTTATAGAAGAACTTCAGGAGGTGGAATCAAGCTTCCAGTTGGAGGACTTATTGGCACTGGGCAAGCAACTGTTGAGAAGCGTGCGACACCTGACTTACGCGCTACGCCAACTGGGCAATCTGATCGATTTCGTCACCACCTTGGAACCCCTGCTAAAATCCAGTGTGCCTCAGATCATCAATTACCTTGATGACCTGGAACAGAGGGGGGTGTTCCGCATTCTAAATGCTACGTTGGGTATCCGGGCCAAGATCGCCGCAGAATATACCCCGGAGGATATCGAACAGATCGGCGACGGCTTGGTGGCCCTGCTGGGTTTCGCGAAGAAACTGACCGATCCCCAAGCCAAGGCCTTTTTTGAGAGCATGATAGAAGTGCCGTGCAGCGTGGATCTTTCCAAAGCCAAATGCGTAAGCCCTATTGGATTGTTGTGGGGCGGATCCAAAAAAGAACTGAAAGACGGTCTCGGTGTGTTGCTCGAATTGACCAAGGGTCTTGGAAAGCTTAAGGAAGCCAGCTCATCCGCCGCTACCAGGGAGGCACGCAGGATGGGAGAGTAA
- a CDS encoding D-tyrosyl-tRNA(Tyr) deacylase has product MRAVVQRVEEARVLVEDRVIGEIGTGLLVFLGVGEEDDEKDGENLARKIANLRIFPDEHGLMNVSLAETGGEILVVSQFTLWGDCRKGRRPSFVRAASPEKAKVLYERFIGALRGMGLRVSTGEFQAMMKVHLVNDGPVTLLLDSSKAF; this is encoded by the coding sequence ATGCGGGCTGTTGTTCAAAGAGTTGAGGAGGCGAGAGTGCTCGTGGAGGACCGGGTGATCGGTGAAATCGGGACTGGACTCCTGGTCTTTCTAGGCGTTGGGGAGGAAGACGACGAAAAGGACGGCGAAAACCTTGCAAGGAAGATCGCTAATCTCAGGATCTTCCCTGATGAACATGGTCTCATGAACGTGTCCCTCGCCGAAACAGGGGGAGAAATCCTGGTGGTCTCCCAGTTCACTCTTTGGGGAGACTGCCGAAAGGGCAGGCGACCGTCTTTTGTCCGCGCCGCCTCTCCTGAGAAGGCAAAAGTACTTTACGAACGTTTTATAGGTGCGCTTCGCGGCATGGGCTTAAGGGTCTCCACTGGCGAGTTCCAGGCTATGATGAAAGTGCACCTCGTCAATGATGGGCCTGTTACCCTGCTCCTTGACAGCTCCAAGGCCTTCTAA
- a CDS encoding radical SAM protein, producing MIQMIHSEPREFHLGNLQRLSIKTGIGYNGCPSIKKSLTKGGNLSSIFQMQGTLLLINPWIYDFAAYDLWSKPLGLLTLAAGLRRQGYSIRFLDCMDVYHPLMYRESSLRHPVRRAYGTGKFWRERVPHPSPLQRVPRPYSRYGIRKEVFLRELGEHPPPAAVLVTSLMTYWYPGVQEVINLVKTNLPGVPVILGGIYATLCRDHALEHSGADHLIPGAGKRAFEELLALLRKLGIPEGESFNEAPGFLVPAFDLMRRLDYVCLSTSSGCPYHCQYCASGYLQPLFLERDRDEILEEILYWHRDFGVRDFAFYDDALLVHAENRMIPIMEDLVRMGLKIRFHTPNALHVREITGEIARLMIRSGFRTIRLGLETSDMELQDRLGGKVSQGEFERATGHLHRAGYEKKDIGAYILAGLPGQSVESVIDTIRFVDSAGAMPYLAEYSPIPHTALWEDALNQSEYDLAGEPLYHNNTLWPCWDSNQRERVPELKGLVREIRHLTGC from the coding sequence ATGATCCAAATGATCCATTCTGAGCCCAGAGAATTTCATCTGGGAAACCTTCAAAGGCTGTCCATTAAAACCGGGATAGGTTACAATGGTTGTCCGTCTATTAAGAAGTCCCTAACGAAAGGGGGAAACCTTTCATCCATATTCCAAATGCAAGGTACTTTACTCCTCATAAACCCCTGGATTTACGACTTTGCAGCATACGACCTGTGGTCGAAGCCTTTAGGGCTTCTCACCTTGGCCGCCGGGCTGAGGCGACAAGGATATTCGATCCGTTTCCTGGACTGCATGGATGTCTATCACCCCCTGATGTACCGGGAATCCTCCCTCCGTCACCCGGTCCGGAGGGCATACGGAACAGGGAAGTTCTGGAGGGAAAGGGTCCCCCACCCCTCACCCCTCCAAAGGGTTCCCAGGCCTTACAGCCGTTATGGAATCCGAAAGGAGGTCTTTCTCAGGGAACTGGGAGAGCACCCCCCGCCAGCGGCCGTACTGGTCACCTCCCTCATGACTTACTGGTACCCTGGTGTCCAGGAAGTGATCAATCTGGTGAAAACCAATCTCCCGGGGGTTCCGGTGATCCTCGGGGGAATCTATGCCACACTTTGCAGGGATCATGCACTGGAGCATTCAGGGGCCGACCATCTCATCCCGGGTGCGGGAAAGCGAGCCTTCGAGGAGCTGCTGGCACTTTTAAGGAAGCTGGGGATCCCGGAAGGGGAAAGTTTTAACGAGGCTCCGGGATTTCTGGTTCCGGCCTTTGATCTGATGCGCAGGTTGGATTATGTCTGTCTTTCCACTTCCTCAGGTTGTCCTTACCATTGTCAGTATTGTGCGAGCGGATATCTCCAACCCCTGTTCCTGGAGCGGGACCGGGACGAGATCCTGGAGGAGATCCTATACTGGCACCGAGACTTCGGCGTCCGGGACTTTGCCTTTTATGACGATGCCTTGCTCGTCCACGCCGAAAACCGCATGATACCGATCATGGAAGACCTGGTCAGAATGGGACTGAAGATCAGGTTTCACACCCCCAACGCCCTTCATGTCAGGGAAATAACGGGTGAGATCGCAAGGCTCATGATCAGGTCCGGATTCAGGACTATCCGCCTCGGGCTGGAAACCTCGGATATGGAATTGCAAGATCGATTGGGCGGGAAGGTATCCCAGGGTGAATTCGAGAGGGCCACAGGCCACCTTCATCGGGCCGGTTACGAAAAAAAGGACATCGGAGCTTACATCCTTGCGGGCCTGCCCGGCCAGTCCGTTGAATCGGTCATAGACACCATCCGATTCGTGGACAGTGCAGGGGCCATGCCTTACCTCGCCGAATATTCACCCATCCCACACACGGCCCTGTGGGAGGATGCCTTGAACCAATCGGAGTATGACCTGGCCGGGGAACCCCTTTACCACAACAACACGCTCTGGCCCTGCTGGGATTCGAATCAAAGGGAAAGGGTCCCGGAATTGAAGGGGCTGGTCAGGGAAATACGGCATCTAACAGGTTGTTGA
- the larB gene encoding nickel pincer cofactor biosynthesis protein LarB: MEEKAVRELLENVRKGRIGIDEAMERLRGLPFEDLGYACIDHHRGLRRGASEVIFGEGKTAEEILGIVQGMCEQGDNILVTRLAPEKAERVITRYPEATYHENSRVLVLENRPVEDRGKGEILVISAGTSDIPVAEEAALTARFMGNRVETVYDLGVSGLHRLLAHREKIAAAAVLIVVAGMEGALPSVVGGMVDKPVIAVPTSIGYGAGLGGIAALLGMLNSCAAGVTVVNIDNGFGAGYAASLINRL; the protein is encoded by the coding sequence GTGGAAGAGAAGGCCGTTCGGGAACTGCTGGAGAATGTCAGGAAGGGCCGGATCGGGATCGATGAGGCGATGGAACGCCTCCGGGGGCTGCCCTTCGAGGATCTCGGTTACGCCTGTATCGATCACCATCGGGGCCTGCGCCGGGGAGCCTCCGAAGTTATCTTCGGCGAAGGGAAAACGGCTGAGGAGATCCTGGGAATCGTGCAGGGGATGTGTGAGCAGGGAGACAATATCTTGGTCACCCGGCTGGCTCCTGAAAAGGCTGAGAGGGTCATAACCCGCTACCCGGAGGCCACATACCACGAGAACTCCCGTGTCCTTGTGCTGGAAAACCGCCCCGTAGAGGACCGGGGAAAGGGAGAGATCCTGGTGATCAGCGCCGGAACCTCCGATATACCGGTGGCCGAGGAGGCGGCCCTGACAGCACGATTCATGGGAAATAGGGTGGAGACCGTCTACGATTTAGGGGTGTCGGGGCTTCACAGACTCCTGGCTCACCGGGAAAAGATTGCGGCTGCAGCGGTACTCATCGTGGTGGCGGGGATGGAAGGGGCGCTTCCCAGTGTGGTGGGGGGAATGGTGGACAAGCCCGTCATCGCAGTTCCCACAAGCATTGGCTACGGTGCAGGCCTTGGGGGGATTGCAGCCCTGCTGGGAATGCTCAACTCCTGTGCCGCCGGGGTAACGGTCGTGAACATCGACAACGGCTTCGGGGCCGGGTATGCGGCAAGCTTGATCAACAGGTTGTAA
- a CDS encoding NAD(P)H-dependent oxidoreductase, with product MQVLVLYHSKGGNTRKLAEAIAKGVGEVEGVEPVLKSAAEVTQEDFLASEGVIAGSPVYFGVMAAELKKVFDEFVGVRKRMEGKVGAAFATSGDPSGGKETTIMSIIQALLIYGMVIVGDPMSATGHYGVACVGAPDARTEENAGKLGRRVAELVKKLRG from the coding sequence ATGCAAGTCTTGGTGCTCTATCATTCAAAGGGTGGAAACACCCGGAAACTGGCTGAGGCCATCGCAAAGGGGGTCGGAGAGGTTGAAGGCGTTGAACCCGTCCTGAAGAGCGCGGCAGAGGTAACCCAGGAAGATTTTCTCGCCTCCGAGGGCGTCATCGCCGGATCACCCGTCTATTTCGGGGTCATGGCCGCTGAATTGAAAAAGGTCTTCGATGAATTCGTCGGGGTCCGTAAGAGAATGGAGGGCAAGGTAGGTGCCGCCTTCGCCACTTCTGGAGATCCTTCGGGCGGGAAAGAGACTACCATCATGTCCATCATTCAAGCCCTGTTGATATACGGGATGGTGATCGTTGGTGATCCCATGTCCGCTACCGGTCATTACGGCGTCGCATGTGTCGGCGCTCCGGACGCCCGGACAGAAGAGAACGCCGGGAAGCTCGGACGACGGGTGGCCGAACTCGTCAAGAAGCTTCGCGGCTGA